From Amaranthus tricolor cultivar Red isolate AtriRed21 chromosome 4, ASM2621246v1, whole genome shotgun sequence:
ttgtttattaatttggttGGAGCATTATAGTATTTACTTGGGTTTAAACCTCATTAAATacattttatcaaatattattgatatcatttaatttttaaatattatcgaCATTATTTGATTGTTTTCTGAAATTCGTCATTGATGTCACgtatgagaaaaaaaatgagCAAACTCACGAAACTTTTTTGCACACTCTTGCACAGTGTTAAGCTTCCTTGGTAGAATCACGAAACATTTAAGGTGAATTAAACCTTGGTAGAATCATAAGTTTAAAAGGTGCATACCAAGCACTCatacatatctacttaattgttacaacatttaagggcgttgataaattaatcagtaaattaaaccttaaaatgatgaattaaacatttgagagcaaaaactggatgctactatatggaaaaatcttacaaaatgatgaattaaacaaaaattaagaagaatttaacgaaaaatgctacAACAGTTAGATAGTatataaactggatgctactatgtgaaaaaatcttacaaaaatgctaTTACTGACATTTTATGAAAACTAAATATTACCACGtgaatttcctaaaataaaatctaaatCTTCAATTAGAGTCAAATCTAGCATGTTCATTCGAATCCTAAGACCAATGACCATTTTTAGTCATGTATAGGCAAGTTACCTCCCTTTTCATTTGTGATTGTGAGGTACACACCGACTTGTTGAGTTGTTAATCTCAAGCTACATGGAAAAGTCCATATTCCATAATAAGCAGTATACGCCATTAAGTCAACATTATTTCTTAAATGAGATGGGGATTATTTCTATTCGATTggcttaatatatatttttttgtcccaaagtgatcatttataattttaatataattacttttgtAAAGTCTTATTTTCGAGCCAatggactctttgaccgcactctcttCTATAAGTATGAGCTGCCGTCTTTCTTCCTTAAAATGATGATAAAAGGGAAgttattttgttaactttacactATTTCTACCCATTATAATGACTTTTTTTCAAAACACAAACGTCGTGATCACTTTAATTGACTACATATTTCAAAATCAAGTCAAAATAAGTACGTAATTtaactaaaaagttaatattttgtttacgcatgaaaaagttgaaagtcCAAAGTCACCATacgaatttaaaaaattatttgtaaaaaaaccaaaattacCACGTGTAATTTCccattattttttgtttctaaTTGTTGACAACGTGTGTTTGTTTTGAATGCGATCAAAATTTGAGAAAATGGGAGTGAGCTTTTCAACAAAGAGAAGAGGAAAAATTACTCGCAAGCTCATAGGAGGTTCAATCAAAACCAATTAGTAGTAATCAGTAGGAGCTACTCCTCAAATTTATAAAGTGATGTATAAATATTTCTTTTCCCGATGTGAGATAACTCACGCGTGGATTATAAATGAGTACTTTAACATGTATTTCCTTTTGTTGgttacatttgaaatattttctttaataaaaaattttctaattcgttgaaaaaataaataataaaaacttcACTGGTCCATTAATTTAATAGACGCTTGCAAGAATATTAAAAGTCCATTAATGTGTGTTTacccaaataaaaaaatcaaaaattaataaatctcATACCAAAGTCAATCTCTAATTTTTAATTCCagtataaaatataaagtaaaatataccttaattatttatattagttATTATTTAAGGGAAccaacattattaaaatagacAATGCAAGATATATATGCTTTTTATGGAGTATCAAACTAGGGGCTTGTGAAAATGTCTTGTGAGTTTAGAAGAGTACTactaaaaagtttaaatgggcAAGAAACAAGGACAAACCAAGCTCAACTACATTGAAGATCTAGAACTACCAATAATACCATCTTAAAAATCACAATGACAAATGACAATAATGTGAtgtgtttttatgttttgtACCTTATACTTTAATATGGTAACCAACTTGTAACTCATCTTATAATTTAATCTCATAACATCAATTTctaaacaattaaatttttttattttattgagataATCTTCTTTTTATATTTGCATATGAATTTTCTATCCATGTGATGTGAAAAAGATAgagaagaaagaaaacaagattTGGTTCTTTTTGCAATTGAGATAAGAAAGAAATGGAGATAGAAAGAGAACAATATgtcaatattattaattaataaagaataaaaataacataaaagaaATCTATTCTAATTTGTGGTTGCAAATTGTCTTCCAATTTTTCTTCCTATGCCCACCAAAATAACCTATCCATCTCTCTCTTCAACCTAGCATGAAACCCTCTCTTCCCCCCATGTGGAATGACCTGTAACCCTGAGTAATGGAGTATTGTTCTCTAGTTTTTTAAGCCCCCAAAATCATGGGTACTCAATAATTTCACTACCCAAAAGTTTTAATTGTGTAAAAGATTCAATCTTTACCAATTTTATATACttgtaataaacaaaaaaaaaaaaaccccatCAAATTTAATGCCCAAAACCCATCATAAATACCAAAGATCTTGAAATTCTTTATTATAAGAACTAAAAAAGGAGATATTATGTTCATAGTGATGAAAAATTGGTAAAGTTCCATTCTTTATttagaaaaagaaacaaaaatggAAGGGGGAAGTTGTAGTATAGTATGGTTTAGAAGGGATTTAAGGGTAGAAGATAATCCTGCCCTATTAGCAGGTGTTAGGGCAGGAAGAGTATTTTGTGTATTTATATGGGCACCTGAAGAAGAAGGCCATTATTACCCTGGTAGGGTTTCAAGGTGGTGGCTTAAACATAGTTTAGCTCAACTTGATTCTTCATTAAGAAGTCTTGGTACTTGTCTTATTACTAAGAGATCTACTGATAGTATTTCTACTCTACTTGATGTTGTTAAGTCTACTGGTGCTTCTCAGCTCTTCTTCAATCATTTATATGGTAAAACTTTCTTGATTTTCACATCATTTTGAATtgattattattggttttatcaCATGGGTTTTGTTGgaaattgttatttttaatcaagaattgtactttctatttttggttGTCTATGTTAGAAATTGGGTATTTATTGATTTGTTTATTGGTTATGAAACATgggttttttcttaaaatagaaactatTGAAGTTGAGTATGCTTTTAGTTTATCTGTAATCTATGAAGGTTTTGGTCAAGTTTATGACTTTATGTGGTGTGGTTAGGCATTAGACCTCTTATTTTAGTGACCAAATTACTTTTGTATGGATATACTGACTACTTTTTTTGCCTTGTGTTATTGGTACATCCGTATTTTTTGCTCCTTGGGGTAATTGTTTAATCTTGGTATAGTTATGACCTTAaaaggaattttttttatgacaGGCATTACTGTCGTGAAACATCGTCTTTTAGTGAAATAACTTtgtaaaataaacttaaaataagGAGTCTATTTTACGTAATTTTATTAGCTTAgctattcaatttatatatggAGCACGTTTCACGGTGAGATCGTATGATAAACAATTTATATGATGCAAAGAAGGTAAAATTGACACACTTTTTTTGCCTTCACTTGCAAATCTTAATAACTGGATGAAGACTAGGAATATACTTCCAAAGAGCAGAGATGTCAGCTTGGGCTTAGCAATGATAAAATTGTTGCTAAAAATGTATACTGTTCGTGTTTAGTTGTTGGTATTAATTGTTGaattactaataaaaatataatatagttTAGCTAGAAAATTTGCTTGAGAAGGTTATATAGTCATGCTTATTTTACTCTAACTTTCTTTTTTATTCACAAAGTTCATTACATACTTAAAGCGCTCGGAACGgcggtattaggtggtaatgtgATACTGCAAAGAAAAAACATGTCATTTCATCACAATTAACGCTAAAACTCACTCCTATTACCACCAAGGGCGTGAGACGGTGCAAAACAAGGTCGCATCACCGTATCGCGACCGTATGGTAAAGATTTTAGTTTACCGTGATCGAAATTAAGGCCGCATTGACCCGCGAAATTATCCTTATTTACCGCAATACCCGTTTTGCGACCGTGAACGAAaccatatttttgcactataagTGTATGCTTGTTTGAATGCCAATTTATTTGGCTCAAGCTACTACTACATGTTTGAAAGTGATTTATGTCTTTCCTTATACATTTAATTCAGCTTCTACTACATGTTTTACAAACGGCATTAACCTTTTCTCATTTTTTGTGTACACAATTTTCAGATCCTATGTCACTTGTTAGGGATCACCGTGCAAAGGAAATCTTAACTGCAAATGGTATAACAGTTCGCTCGTTCAATGCGGATTTGCTGTATGAACCTTGGGAAGTTGTTGACGAGCTCGGCCAACCATTTACTACCTTCACATCTTTTTGGGATAGATGCCTTAGCATGCCTTTTGATCCTGAGGCTCCACTCCTTCCACCGAAAAGAATTATCTCTGGTTAGTAGTCATCGATGAAATCATTCTTTTGCGTGAACAATGTAACATAATTCTCCATTAAATTCGCTTTATGAATTCACGTTCTTTCTATGACCTAGAAATAACCTAAAACCGACTATAATTCGCTTTCTTCGATTTGCAATTCAGGcaagattagtgaatcatgtgacactggagTGAACAATCTTTGCGCTCTCTCTATGAcccaaaaatagcctaaaactgATCATAATTCGCTTTTCTTCAATTTGCAATTCGGGcaagattagtgaatcatgtgacactgaagTGAACAATCTTTTTCAAGTTGACTCAACTAGTTTCATGTTCGCCTTTCAGGGGAAGTGTCGAAGTGCCCATCAGATACATTGGTATTTGAAGATGATACGGAGAGGGGAAGTAATGCGTTACTTGCTCGAGCATGGTCACCCGGCTGGAGTAGTGCTGATAAGGCTCTAACTACATTCATCAATGGAGCATTAATCGAATACTCACAGAACCGAAGAAAGGCAGATAGTGCCACAACTTCCTTCCTTTCTCCACATTTGCATTTCGGAGAGGTCAGTGTGCGAAAGGTCTTCCACTTAGTCCGTATCAAACAGGTTTCGTGGGCAAATGAAGGAAACACCGCTGGTGACGAAAGTTGCAATCTATTTCTCAAATCCATCGGTTTGAGGGAATATTCACGGTATATGAGCTTCAACCATCCATACAGTCACGAAAAGCCTTTACTCGGGCACCTCAAGTTCTTCCCTTGGGTGGTGGATGAAAGCTATTTTAAGGCATGGAGACAAGGAAGAACAGGTTATCCTTTGGTTGATGCtggtatgagagagttatgggCTACTGGTTGGCTACACGATAGGATTCGGGTTGTCGTTTCGAGCTTTTTTGTGAAGGTTCTTCAGCTTCCATGGAGGTGGGGCATGAAATACTTCTGGGACACACTTTTGGATGCTGATCTTGAGAGTGATGCCCTTGGTTGGCAATATATAACCGGTACACTTCCTGATGGCCGTGAGTTTGACAGGATTGATAATCCTCAGGTATTGTCCATACTCTCAATTTGGTTACTAGAATCACTTTACAAGTTTATGGAAACACACAATATAGTTTTATTCTAAGTTACTCTGTGATCTTCATGTTGCTTCACGTGCCTGTGTTCgttccttgatgctcggacattggtaagGCACTTatacacttcattttaggcgtaaaattgattATTTAGACGTGTCCGACACTTGGGcacgtaccagtatccgacattagtacccgagtccaagtaacatagcttTTATTTATTCATCTCAATTGAAATAAGGTAGAGTTGGTCGTTAGAGTTTTACTTTAACATTTCAATGGTCCTAGGATCAACCCTTTGACTCCGAAACAtctttttttacattatttaattttcactCATTCACTAaacatcaatgatcactgaCTTAATTTCTAAAAGTAATCAactttttatttcttaattttccaATCCTTCAAAATTTTACGCTTTCTATTATTAGCATCAATTCATTAGTTTTTTTCACTTGCTTTAACATTAgagatataatttttttttaacagcttaatttaagatattttttaaaaatcaatttttaatgtaGTTAAGAATTGTTGGGTTTTAATTCAACTATaacacttaaaattaaaattgtgttgattttttattttagttttagaaAATCTCTCATTTAGATTATGAAGGGCCCTAATTTAGAAATTCATGAAAAATAAACAGGGTTTTGGAATTCTTTGCACTGCCCTTggctaaataaaaaattagcatCGTTGTGGTTTATATTCCCTCTATTTCAGAGCAAGTGTTTCATTTCACTACAAGTATCCAATTTCCATATTTAGAAAGCTATTTGCAATACATATTTGTTTGAGCTCCACAAAATTCCCcaactttaatttttcttttatccaCAAACTTACATTTTTAGATATTTTGGATGACTAAAGTATGAAAAAGTATTGACTCTTGCAAGTTGGAACATATTCCACCTAACATGGAAGAGGGGCTGTTAACAAGGGGGTGATCTTTATTTGGACAAAATGTAGGAATTTCACATCTAGATACTTTTTAGGGTATGCATATTTGCATATTTCCTATGACAAGCTCTCACACTGAAAATGTATACTTCCTCTAGTTTTTAATAGTTATTACATTTCTGTTTTTTACACCGGTCATtgctcaattttaatttttaatatctttaatttcatataataaaaaattctaaaatgttaatattaggaaaatatacattaaaacgaatcaaacaagatcctactagactatattt
This genomic window contains:
- the LOC130809649 gene encoding cryptochrome-1-like — encoded protein: MEGGSCSIVWFRRDLRVEDNPALLAGVRAGRVFCVFIWAPEEEGHYYPGRVSRWWLKHSLAQLDSSLRSLGTCLITKRSTDSISTLLDVVKSTGASQLFFNHLYDPMSLVRDHRAKEILTANGITVRSFNADLLYEPWEVVDELGQPFTTFTSFWDRCLSMPFDPEAPLLPPKRIISGEVSKCPSDTLVFEDDTERGSNALLARAWSPGWSSADKALTTFINGALIEYSQNRRKADSATTSFLSPHLHFGEVSVRKVFHLVRIKQVSWANEGNTAGDESCNLFLKSIGLREYSRYMSFNHPYSHEKPLLGHLKFFPWVVDESYFKAWRQGRTGYPLVDAGMRELWATGWLHDRIRVVVSSFFVKVLQLPWRWGMKYFWDTLLDADLESDALGWQYITGTLPDGREFDRIDNPQFQGYKFDPNGEYVRRWLPELARLPTEWIHHPWNAPESVLQAAGIELGSNYPLPIVEIDAAKVRLQEALRSMWEQEAAYRAAIENGTEEGLGDSAEALIEFPQDLRMDVDREPVRNNFNQTDVSRHHQDQMVPSITSTLFRVEDYQTSSDFQQHSASDGRAEVPRNVNTNQERAPQNQRVLEARRRNNAIPPPQVNHSFGMLNMEESTAESSSTTSGGRSSGVVPVWSPSSSTFADQYIGDEAAMGPSSSFWQRHPQSHERVNWRPLSQTG